From a region of the Oryza sativa Japonica Group chromosome 6, ASM3414082v1 genome:
- the LOC4339956 gene encoding uncharacterized protein encodes MGACATKPKTLEGKAPEEATPIEAAPKVALETTMISNKEVVADQAPEKVVEEATAMAELPPNDDAIVMQDKEEEVEEKIVEEEKPSAPAAEVNNTEVVEETIEVKNTEVDKGTTEVKNSEEEKPIQS; translated from the coding sequence ATGGGTGCTTGTGCAACCAAGCCCAAGACGCTCGAGGGAAAGGCTCCCGAGGAGGCCACTCCCATTGAGGCAGCACCCAAGGTTGCCCTTGAGACCACAATGATCTCCAATAAGGAGGTTGTGGCTGATCAAGCACCTGAGAAGGTAGTGGAGGAGGCCACCGCGATGGCAGAGTTACCACCAAATGATGATGCCATTGTCATGCAAGACAAGGAGGAGGAAGTTGAAGAAAAGATCGTCGAGGAGGAGAAGCCTTCAGCCCCAGCTGCAGAGGTGAACAATACCGAGGTGGTCGAGGAGACCATAGAGGTAAAGAACACCGAGGTGGACAAGGGGACCACAGAGGTGAAGAACTCCGAGGAGGAGAAGCCAATTCAGAGCTGA